Within Halobacterium jilantaiense, the genomic segment CCCGGGCGAGTTCGACCTGCCGCCCCATCGTCGACCGGACGACCTCCTGGTCGGGGCGCTCGTCCGACCCCTCGGGCGGCAGCGTGCCGTCCCGTCGCAGGAACTCCTGGTAGAGGTTCGACGCGACCACGCAGTCCGCCGTCTGGACCACGTCTTTCGCGCGCTGGGTCATCCCGCCCGGCAGCCCCGGGCCGATGCCGACGACGTACAGTGTGCCGTAGTCGTCGGGCGGCTCCGCGCCCGTCATACCGGCATTGGCCGGCGCTGTCGTCCGACCTCGTATCTGTTGGAACGCATCGGGAAACACAACGACAGTTTCGGGTAAAACAATTATGGTTGAATTAAGACAACCGTGATGGTTCTCGGGAGCGCTGCTTTTTTCTAGGCCAAAATAGTGAAAACGACAATAGATGAGTGGGGCGACCCGATTGGGGCTCTTCGGCGTCATCCACATGGACGACGTCGAGAAGGTCACCGCGGAACTGGACTCCTTCACCGGTGACGCCGACGCACTGTTTCTGGAGTATCCCCGCGAACCGACCGACATGTGGACGTGGGCCGCCGCGGCGCTTCGGCTGCCCGCCTTTGTCGTCGGTGCGCTGTTCGTGCAACTGTTCGTTCAGGGGCCGCTGTTCGTGCTCCTAACCCGGGACCTGTTCCCCTCGGAGTTCGTCGCCACGAGTCGGGTCGCAGACCGCCTGAACCTGGCGGTCCACCGAGTGGACGAGCACCCGGTTCAGGGGGCCAGTTCGGCCGGCTGGACGGTCGTCCTCCTGAACTGGCTGCTCGTGCTCCCGGTCGCACTGTTCGAACCCCCGGCCGTCGCGGTTACGTTCGTCGGTATCGCCCTCGCGTCGCTGGTTCCGGGACTCGTCCGTCGAGCCGACTACCGACTCTCGGCGCTCGTGCTGTTCGTCCTCGGGCTGCTCGGATTCACCGCGCTCCTGCTACACGGTTCCGCATCGTACCTGCTTCTGGTCGTCGGGGCCGTCGGATTCGGCCACTACGTCCGAACCGGCATCGGCCACCGGAACGACGTGATGCTCGACCGGGTCGCGGCAATCGCGGACGACGAGGCGTACGAAGAAGCCGTCCTCGTCACCGGGAAAGGCCACCTCGCAGGCCTGGCCCGAAACGCCACCAGCCACGCGTTCACGGTCTCCCGCGTCCACGTCTCCTACTGGCGGGACGACGGGGAGACGCTGGTGTCGTTCGCTCCCGACGAACTCCCCGAACTCGCCAGCGACGGGCCCGCATTCCGGCGACGGCTCCGAACCCTATTCAGCGCCCTCCGAACCCAACGCCGACGAATCGTCGCGGCGGTCGTCGACGGCGCAATCCTGGCCGTGCTGTGGTTCGCCGCGGTCGTCGTCGGATACCTGCTGTTCGAACCGGCCGGCTACGCCGTCATGGGGATAGCGGCTTACGTCGTCCCTATGAGCTATCACGCGGTGCTGGAGCGCATCTGGGGTCGGACCCTCGGGAAGCGGCTGCTCGGACTCGTCGTCACTGACACGGACGGTAGCTCCCTCTCGACGCGACAGGCCGTCCTCCGGAACGCCGGCCGGCCCGTCGGTCTCGTCGTCGGCTACGTCTTCGGTGGCACTGTGATGCTCAACACCGCACGCAACCAGACTCCGGGTGACTTGCTCGCCGGGACCGTCGTCGGCCGACCTGAGGCGCTACGGCCCCCCGATGGCGAGGAGGCGACACCGTCTCGCGTCGACTCCGGACGAACGCCAGCCGCAGCCTCACGCTAGTCGAGTCCGACCCGGCGACTGACGGCGAACCGGTGGGCACGCTCCTGGGGCCGGACACCGCGGAGTAGCCGTCGTCCCGACGGGGAATCGACAGAACAGGAGTCGACAGAGACGACGGTCGACTGGGCAGTCTGAGGCGCTACGTTCCGACCGCTACCGTTACCGCCTCGTCGTAGCGCTCCTTCTCGACGAGCAGGTCGTGGTCGCGGCCGCCGGCGATGGCGGACGCCTCCGCGATGCCGGGCCAGCCGATGAGTTCCTTCGAGCGCGAGGGCGTCGGGCCCTCGTGAGCTTCGAGGGTCTCCTTCTCGAAGGCGACGACGCCGAGGTCGAGTTCCTCGGCGGCGGCGAGCAGGCCGTCTTCCTCGGCTTTCCGGGTGCCAGTCGCGACGAACTCCACGTCGCCGAGGTCGTAGTCCGTGTCTTCGAGGCTGGCTTCCCAGGCGTCGAGGAACTGCGCCTTGTTCGCGCCGGAGACGCTGCCGGTACCGAGGACGATGCCGTCCTCGCTGTTCCGCTTCAGCACCGTCACGTCGTCGCCGACGAGGACGGCCCGGGGGCCGTCCAGCCGAGCGACCGGTCCGAGATTCTCGTCGAGGACGGCGAGGTTCGTGGCGACCGTCGAGTCGCCGTTCACGACGTGGGTGTCGAGGGCCTTCGCGCGCTCCTCGACGCCCTGCTTGCCCGCTGCCTCCGACGCCGTCGTCATCGCCGGGACCGCCCCCATCGAGGCGAGGTCGTCGGCGACCTGGTTCGCGCCGTGGTGACCGCCCGTCAGCGGAATCGCCCACGTGAGTTCCTCGTCCACGACGACCACCGCCGGGTCGTCCCACTTGTCGTCGAGCAGGCCGGCGGTCTTCCGCATCGCGATGCCGGAGGCCATCAGGCCGACGAAGCAGTCGTACTCGCCCCAGTGCTCGGCGAACACGTCGCCGTGGTACTCCAGAATCTCGATGGAGTCGTAGCGGTCGCCGATGCCGTCGACGATGGCCTCGGCAGTGTCCATCTTC encodes:
- a CDS encoding RDD family protein, with the protein product MSGATRLGLFGVIHMDDVEKVTAELDSFTGDADALFLEYPREPTDMWTWAAAALRLPAFVVGALFVQLFVQGPLFVLLTRDLFPSEFVATSRVADRLNLAVHRVDEHPVQGASSAGWTVVLLNWLLVLPVALFEPPAVAVTFVGIALASLVPGLVRRADYRLSALVLFVLGLLGFTALLLHGSASYLLLVVGAVGFGHYVRTGIGHRNDVMLDRVAAIADDEAYEEAVLVTGKGHLAGLARNATSHAFTVSRVHVSYWRDDGETLVSFAPDELPELASDGPAFRRRLRTLFSALRTQRRRIVAAVVDGAILAVLWFAAVVVGYLLFEPAGYAVMGIAAYVVPMSYHAVLERIWGRTLGKRLLGLVVTDTDGSSLSTRQAVLRNAGRPVGLVVGYVFGGTVMLNTARNQTPGDLLAGTVVGRPEALRPPDGEEATPSRVDSGRTPAAASR
- the cbiG gene encoding cobalt-precorrin 5A hydrolase; translation: MSTDNDTDDSGGHCSTPDSDGEVAEDIAIVAFERKMDTAEAIVDGIGDRYDSIEILEYHGDVFAEHWGEYDCFVGLMASGIAMRKTAGLLDDKWDDPAVVVVDEELTWAIPLTGGHHGANQVADDLASMGAVPAMTTASEAAGKQGVEERAKALDTHVVNGDSTVATNLAVLDENLGPVARLDGPRAVLVGDDVTVLKRNSEDGIVLGTGSVSGANKAQFLDAWEASLEDTDYDLGDVEFVATGTRKAEEDGLLAAAEELDLGVVAFEKETLEAHEGPTPSRSKELIGWPGIAEASAIAGGRDHDLLVEKERYDEAVTVAVGT